Within the Deinococcus detaillensis genome, the region TGTCCCAGATTCTCGCCGCCCGCGCCGGGCAGGTAACCCAGCTCTCCCGCTCTGCCTTGATGGCCGTCCAGCAGCTCCCGGCCCTGGGTGATGCCCACACCGAAGCCGCTGCCGATTGAGACGAAGGCCAGCAACTCACCGGGACGCGCTTCACTGACGGCGGCCAGATTGACGTCGTTGTAAAGCAAGACGGGGAAGCTCAGTTCACTCCGCAGCCGCGTGAGCGTGGCGGGGTCTTCGAGTTCAGGCAAATTGGGAGCGTGACTCACCACGCCGTCCCGCACCACACCCGGCAAACCCAGGGCCAGCGCACGCGGGACTTGGCCCTGTGGCCCGCAGAGAGCGTCGATTGCGCGTTTCAAGGCTGGCCCCAGTTCACCGCTGGCCTCCCCGCCACGCCAGGGAACTGAACGCTGTTCCAACAAGTCGCCGCGCAAATCGCCCAGGCCTAACCGCAGTTCATGCACGTCCACTTCTGCGCCCACCACCAGCCGGGAGCGGTGGTTGAGGTTCACCAGCTTGGGCGGCCTGCCGAGTGTGCTGCGTCCCTGACCCAGTTCCAGCAGCAGATCTTGCTGCAGCAGCGTGTCGATGGCCGCTGAAGTTGCAGGCTTGGAGCGCCGCAGGTGCCGCGCCAGTTCCGCACGCGAACCTGGACCGTACTGCTGAATGTGAAGCCAGACCTGCTGAGCGATATTCACAGTCCTCCAGTGGGGCCCAAACGAACCAAAAATCTGCAGAGGAGCGTGACAACGTTGCCTTTAGTTAGGTGAGATACCTGAAAGCGTAGCCCTGAAGCGCGGGCAAGTCAAGCAAGAGTGGCCTGTTTGTTCGTTGTACCGAGTGCATCCTCGGCACGTCTCCTGATTGGCTCTACGCAAATAACCTTCTATAGTTAGGCCACTTCACAGTGTCAGGGCGGGGCACACTTCAGGAACCTTTGTGGGAGCGTCAGAGGAGCAAAGCAGCGCACAGCGGCTGGGTGTATTTGCCTTTTTTCCTGTCTGGCGGCCTGCTCCGAAGCAGATTTGCGCCCAGCGCGATCAGAGGATGGAGGATCACATGGACAAGGTTGAACAGGCATATCAAGAAGCTCTCAAAGTGCTGCGCGGCTGCGCCTCTCCGCTGGGCCTCAAAGCCAGTTCGCTGGGCAGCGGCTATCCACAGGTGTGGGCCAGAGACGCGCCGATCACGGCTCTGGGCGCGCTGATGACCGGGGACGAGGAGCTGATTCAGGCGGTGCGAGTCAGCTTAGAGACGCTGGGCGCACATCAGAGCGTGCTGGGCATGATTCCACTGAATGTGGACACGCGCACCGGGGAAGTGACCACCGAAAATGCCGGAGCTATCGACGCCAACATGTGGTTTGTGCTGGGCCACTTCGCTTACCACCAGACCACCGGCGATGCGGCTTTTTTGCGGGCAGCCTGGCCGCGCCTTCAAGCGGCGCTGACCTGGCTGGCTTACCAGGACATGAACGGCTGCGGCCTGCTCGAAGCGCCGGAGGCCGCCGACTGGGCCGACTTATACTCGACCCGTTACAACACGCTGTATGCCAATGCGCTCTATGTCGGCACCCTAGAAGCCGCCGCGCAGCTCAGCGCTGCATTGGACAGCACATCAGGCGAGGGTCAGCAGCTCCGGGAACAGGCCGCCGACGTGAGGCGCAAGATCAACTTGCTGCTGTGGCTGGACCGGCCCTGGAATGGTCACGAGTTCGGGCAACAGCTCGAAGAACTCAGGGCCATGCGGCTGGAATGGTTTTTCCTCTACCAGAATACCGCCACCCTGACCGAGAAGCCGTTTTACCTGTCCTGGGCAGGCTTCCGCGAATTTGGCAACACCTTCGACGGGTTTGGCAACATGCTGGCCATCTTGTTCGGCGTGGCTGGTCCTGAGCAGACGAGCAGCATTCTGGATTACGCCCACGCGGCGGGCACCGACGATCCTGCTCCACTGAAGGCCTTTTTTCCGCCGATCTATCCTGGCGAGCGCGACTGGCGAGAGCACTTCCGCAGCCGCAACCTGAACCTACCCGATCAGTACCACAACGGCGGCATCTGGCCATTTCTGGGCGGATTCTACGTGCT harbors:
- a CDS encoding ROK family protein; this encodes MNIAQQVWLHIQQYGPGSRAELARHLRRSKPATSAAIDTLLQQDLLLELGQGRSTLGRPPKLVNLNHRSRLVVGAEVDVHELRLGLGDLRGDLLEQRSVPWRGGEASGELGPALKRAIDALCGPQGQVPRALALGLPGVVRDGVVSHAPNLPELEDPATLTRLRSELSFPVLLYNDVNLAAVSEARPGELLAFVSIGSGFGVGITQGRELLDGHQGRAGELGYLPGAGGENLGQLLSETGLARLLGLQATQLVPLLAGRSPAMLERAAMRPFLSALLSALQVLTLTLDPARIVIGGRIGSKLLAQLPSLQRQLQESLPFAPQLCISQFPDSAVVQGAVQMAAARASADLLEELSDRARPHQSAHA
- a CDS encoding amylo-alpha-1,6-glucosidase, whose amino-acid sequence is MDKVEQAYQEALKVLRGCASPLGLKASSLGSGYPQVWARDAPITALGALMTGDEELIQAVRVSLETLGAHQSVLGMIPLNVDTRTGEVTTENAGAIDANMWFVLGHFAYHQTTGDAAFLRAAWPRLQAALTWLAYQDMNGCGLLEAPEAADWADLYSTRYNTLYANALYVGTLEAAAQLSAALDSTSGEGQQLREQAADVRRKINLLLWLDRPWNGHEFGQQLEELRAMRLEWFFLYQNTATLTEKPFYLSWAGFREFGNTFDGFGNMLAILFGVAGPEQTSSILDYAHAAGTDDPAPLKAFFPPIYPGERDWREHFRSRNLNLPDQYHNGGIWPFLGGFYVLTLQQVGMRGRAEEALHSLALANEKGRTRPWEFNEWLHGRSGRPMGHPLQAWSAGMYVCAYQAVRLGKIPALPLSLHSTQLGGQIPSSKP